From the genome of Halomonas sp. LR3S48:
GGCCACGGTGGATGTTGGCGTTGTAGCGGCTGTAGTAGTCGCGGAAACTATCGATCACCGTGAGCGGCGTCTGGCTGGTGGCCGCATTGTCGAAATAGATCAGCGGCCGGCCATGTACCTGCCGCTCGAGGATCGGGAATTGGGCGCGAATCCCGGCCACGTCGTAGGCCGGTGCGCTCAGCGGTCGCTCGGTGGCCAAGTGATTCATCGCTCTCTCCTCGATTACTCGTCGTGCAGGGCCATGGCGGCTTCCACCAGCCCGGCCAGGTTGAAACGCTCCGGCAGCTTGCCGGCAACGGCCAGCTCCACCCGCTCGGAAATGGCATCCAGGCTGACCTGCTCCAGTACTTCGCCGGCGAAGGCCAGGGTCAGCAGGCCTCGGGCGGTCTGCTTGTCGATGCCACGGGTGCGCAAGGCGTAGACCGCCTCCTCGTCGAGCTGTCCGGTGGTGGTACCGTGGGAGCACTTGACGTCGTCGGCGTAGATCTCGAGTTCCGGCTTGGCGTCGATCTCGGCGCGGTCGGAGAGCAGCAGGTTGGCGTTGCTCTGGAAGCCCTCGATCTTCTGGCTGTCACGCTTGACCACCACCTTGCCGTTGAACACGCCACGGGCACGGTCGTCGAGGATGCCCTTGTAGTTCTCGTTGGAGAAGGTGCGCGGGGCGTTGTGGTTGGCCAGGGTGTGGTTGTCGATATGCTGACGGCCCTGGCCGTAGAACAGCCCGTAGAAGGTGGCCTCGGCCCCTTCCCCGTTGAGCTCGCTGATCAGGTCGTTGCGCACCAGGCCACCGCCCAGGTTCAGGTTGAACGAGGTGTAGCGGCTGTCGCGGCTCTGCTCGACGTGGATGCTGGCCACGTGCAGGTCGGCGAGCGGCGCTTCCTGTAGCTTGTAGTGAGTGAGGATCGCCCCGCGGTCGAGCAGCAGCTCGGCCACCAGGTTGGTGAAGTTGGCCGCCTCGCTCTCGCCGACGTGATGCTCTATCAGCGTGGCCTGGCTGCGCGCGCCGGCCTCGACCAGGATGCGCGGATGGCTCATCACCGGCTGCGCCCCGCTTCTGGAAAGAAACTGCAGCAGGATCGGCTTCTCCACCACGCTGCCCGGCGCCAGGCGCACCACGGCGCCCTCTTCCATGAAAGCGGTGTTGAGCGCCGAGAACGGCGAGAACTCGACGCCGGTCAGCCGACCCAACGGCCCCCCCACGGCTTCGTGGTTATCGGCCAGCGCCTGGGACAGTGGTAGCACCGCCACGCCGCCGGGCAGATCACCCAAGTCGGAGAGCGCTGCCGAGAACACGCCATCGACGAAGGTCAGCCGGTGTGCCTCGATGGGCAGCGTCAGCGCCGCGGCAGAAGCTGGCGAGAACTCGGCGCTGTCGGTCAGTGCGAAGTCGCCCCGGGCGATGGCGCGCACGTCGGTGTACTTCCACGCCTCGTCGCGGCGGGTGGGAAAGCCGAGCGCCTCGAAGCGGGCCGCACCGGCCTGGCGGCGTGCGGCAATCCAGGTCGGCTCGGCCCCGCGGCTCGCACTACGCTCTGCGAGGCGGTCGAGAAAGGTCTTCACCTCACTTGACTGCTGTTCGACATCGCTCATGCGGCAGTTTCCTCCACCACCCAGTCGTATCCGCGGGATTCCAGCTCCTTGGCCAGCTCAGCGTCGCCGCTCTTGGCGATGCGGCCGTCGACCAGCACGTGCACGCGGTCGGGCACGATGTAGTCGAGCAGACGCTGGTAGTGGGTCACCAGCAGGATGGCGCGCTTCTCGTCGCGCAGGGAGTTGACGCCATCGGCCACCACGCGCATGGCATCGATGTCGAGGCCGGAATCGATCTCATCGAGCATGGCGAGCTTGGGCTGCAGCACCAGCATCTGCAGGATCTCGTTGCGCTTCTTCTCGCCGCCCGAGAAACCTTCATTGACGGCGCGCTGCAGGAAGCTGGCGTCCATCTTCATCTGCGCCAGCCTTTCCTTGACCAGCTTGAGGAACTCGGGCGCCGGGATCTCGCCCTCGCCGCGAGCTTCGCGCTGAGCATTGAGCGCCGCCTTGAGCAGGTAGATGTTCTTCACCCCAGGAATCTCCACCGGGTACTGAAAGCCCAGCAACAGGCCCGCCTGAGCGCGCTCCTCGATCTCCATCTCCAGCACATCCTGCCCCTCGAAGGTGACCGAGCCGGAGGTCACTTCATAACCTTCCTTGCCTGCAATCACCGCCGAGAGGGTAGACTTGCCGGCCCCGTTGGGGCCCATGATGGCATGCACTTCCCCGGCGTTGATGGTCAGGCTCAGGCCCTTGAGGATTTCCTTGCCTTCCACCTTGACGTGCAGATCCTTGACTTCGAGCATCTTGGTACCTTTTCGATTCTGGCGAGCCGCCACCGCGACTCGAAATAAATTGACTGAGCAGGGCTGAGCACGAGGACCTTAGCCCACTGCTCCCTCTAGCGTGACGTTGAGCAAGGCTTCGGCCTCCACGGCGAACTCCATCGGCAGCTCCTGGAACACGTCCTTGCAGAA
Proteins encoded in this window:
- the sufD gene encoding Fe-S cluster assembly protein SufD, with the protein product MSDVEQQSSEVKTFLDRLAERSASRGAEPTWIAARRQAGAARFEALGFPTRRDEAWKYTDVRAIARGDFALTDSAEFSPASAAALTLPIEAHRLTFVDGVFSAALSDLGDLPGGVAVLPLSQALADNHEAVGGPLGRLTGVEFSPFSALNTAFMEEGAVVRLAPGSVVEKPILLQFLSRSGAQPVMSHPRILVEAGARSQATLIEHHVGESEAANFTNLVAELLLDRGAILTHYKLQEAPLADLHVASIHVEQSRDSRYTSFNLNLGGGLVRNDLISELNGEGAEATFYGLFYGQGRQHIDNHTLANHNAPRTFSNENYKGILDDRARGVFNGKVVVKRDSQKIEGFQSNANLLLSDRAEIDAKPELEIYADDVKCSHGTTTGQLDEEAVYALRTRGIDKQTARGLLTLAFAGEVLEQVSLDAISERVELAVAGKLPERFNLAGLVEAAMALHDE
- the sufC gene encoding Fe-S cluster assembly ATPase SufC, encoding MLEVKDLHVKVEGKEILKGLSLTINAGEVHAIMGPNGAGKSTLSAVIAGKEGYEVTSGSVTFEGQDVLEMEIEERAQAGLLLGFQYPVEIPGVKNIYLLKAALNAQREARGEGEIPAPEFLKLVKERLAQMKMDASFLQRAVNEGFSGGEKKRNEILQMLVLQPKLAMLDEIDSGLDIDAMRVVADGVNSLRDEKRAILLVTHYQRLLDYIVPDRVHVLVDGRIAKSGDAELAKELESRGYDWVVEETAA